In Panicum virgatum strain AP13 chromosome 4N, P.virgatum_v5, whole genome shotgun sequence, a single window of DNA contains:
- the LOC120669368 gene encoding uncharacterized protein LOC120669368 has protein sequence MTTIEHISRFLIQCGDASAVDALRIWLFPLSLSRLAFAWFSSLPANSIITWADLEKQFHKYFFAGVHEMKITELMAVKQRNDEPVTNYIQRFRDIKSRCFSLSLSDSQLAELTFQGLLPHIRERFSSHEFESLSHLAQRLAYVDVRAPVQTRTTFQKRLNFAGDSSDSENEAEIGLAEWTKNREPVLCPFAKKQKEKYGFNITKADQIFDLLLQEGQIKLYANHTIPSATKLKNLKYCKWHNAVSHSTNKCIVFCKEIQSAIEAGRIKFGTPKKPMKIDGHPFPTYMVEVSDHGAKTGLKLLTSE, from the coding sequence ATGACTACTATTGAACACATCAGCCGATTCCTGATCCAGTGTGGGGACGCTTCTGCAGTCGATGCTCTGAGGATTTGGCTATTCCCACTGTCGCTCTCTAGATTGGCCTTTGCCTGGTTCTCCTCCCTACCAGCAAACTCTATCATTACATGGGCTGATCTAGAGAAGCAATTCCACAAGTACTTCTTCGCTGGAGTACACGAGATGAAGATCACCGAATTGATGGCGGTCAAGCAAAGGAATGATGAACCTGTCACCAACTATATCCAGAGGTTCAGGGACATCAAAAGCAGATGCTTTAGTTTGTCTCTCAGTGATAGCCAGTTAGCTGAATTGACTTTTCAGGGATTGCTGCCTCATATCAGAGAGAGGTTCTCATCTCATGAATTCGAGAGTTTGAGCCATCTCGCTCAGAGGCTTGCATATGTTGATGTTCGAGCCCCGGTTCAAACGAGGACGACGTTCCAGAAGAGATTAAACTTTGCTGGAGATTCTTCTGATTCCGAaaacgaggcggagattggcttGGCCGAGTGGACCAAGAATAGAGAGCCAGTTTTGTGCCCGTTTGCAAAAAAGCAAAAGGAGAAGTATGGGTTCAACATCACAAAGGCCGACCAGATCTTTGATCTGTTACTTCAGGAGGGACAGATCAAATTATATGCAAATCATACGATTCCGTCGGCCACCAAGCTAAAGAATCTCaagtattgcaagtggcacaatgccgtGTCACACAGTACTAACAAGTGCATAGTGTTCTGCAAggagatccaatcggctatcgaggcAGGAAGAATCAAGTTTGGCACGCCAaaaaagccgatgaagattgatggtCATCCTTTTCCAACCTACATGGTAGAGGTGAGCGATCATGGCGCCAAGACGGGGCTCAAACTCTTGACTTCTGAATGA